The genomic segment CCGCACCGCGTCCGCCCGCGCACTCGTCCTGCTCGGCCTGGCCGGGCTCACCGCCTGCGCCGCCCCGGCGGGCACGCCGGCGCCCCCCGCGCCGGAGCGCTCCGCCGCGCTCCCCGCTCCCGGCGAGCGCATCCCCACCGACTCCGCCGTGACTGTGGGACGGCTCCCCAACGGGCTCACCTACTACGTCCGCGAGAACCGCGAGCCGGAGAATCGCGCGGAGCTGCGCCTGGTGGTGAACGCCGGATCGGTGCTGGAGGACGACGACCAGCTGGGGCTGGCGCACCTGGTGGAGCACATGGCCTTCAACGGGACGCGGGAGTTCGCCAAGCACGAGATCCGCGACTACCTGGAGTCCATCGGGATGCGCTTCGGGGCGGACGTGAACGCCTACACCGGCTTCGACGAGACGGTGTACATGCTCACCCTCCCCACCGACAGCGCGGGGGTGATGGACACCGGGCTGCACATCCTGAAGGAGTGGGCGCGCGCCGTGGCCTTCGACCCGGAGGAGATCGAGAAGGAGCGGAAGGTGGTGGTCGAAGAGTGGCGGCTGGGGCAGGGGGCGGGGTCGCGGCTGCGCGACCGGCAGTTCCCGGTGCTCTTCCGCGGCTCGCGCTACGCCGAGCGGCTCCCCATCGGCACGCGGGAGTCGCTGGAGGGCGCCTCGCCAGAGGCGCTGCGCCGCTTCTACGCGGAGTGGTACCGCCCGGAGCTGATGGCGGTGGTGGCGGTGGGTGACTTCGACAAGGAAGAGGTGGAGCGGGCCATCCGGGAGCGCTTCTCCAACCTCGCCGCCTCGCCCGCGCCGAAGGACCGCCCGGCCTTCCCGCTCCCCGAGCACGAGGAAACGCTCTTCTCCATCGCCGCGGACCCGGAGGCCACCGGCTCCACCGTCACCGTCTACTACAAGCACCCGTACCGGGCGGAGGGGACGACCGCGGCGTACCGCGAGGGGATCGTAGAGGCGCTCTACCTGGGGATGCTCAGCGACCGGCTCTACGAGCGGACGCAGACGCCGGACGCCCCCTTCCTCTCCGCCTCCGCCTCGTCCGGGCCGCTGGTGCGGGGCACGGAGGCGCGGGTGCTCTCCGCGCAGGTGCGCGACGGCGGGGTGGAGCGCGGGCTGGAGGCGCTGCTGACGGAGGCGGAGCGGGCGGCGCAGCACGGCTTCACCGCCTCGGAGCTGGCGCGCCAGAAGGAGCAGCTCCTGCGCCTCTGGGAGCAGGTGTACGCGGAGCGTGACAAGACGCACTCGGGGCAGTTCACCGCGGAGTACGTGGCGCACTTCCTGGGCGGGGAGCCGATCCCGGACGTGGCCTCGGAGTTCGGGCTGTACCGGCGCTTCCTCCCGGGGATCACGCTGGAGGAGGTGAACCGCGCGGCGGCGGCGCGGCTGCGCGACCGGGGCCGGGTGGTGCTGGTGAGCCTCCCGGAGAAGCCGGGGCTCCGCGCGCCCGCGGAAGCGGAGCTGGCGGCGGTGCTCGACTCGGTGTCCCGCGCGCAGGTGGCGGCGTACGACGACCGCACCTCGGACCTCCCGCTGATCCCGGAGCCGCCCAAGGCCGGGCGGGTGGTCTCGGAGCGGACCGTTCCCGGGGTGGACGTGCGGGAGTGGAGGCTCTCCAACGGGGTGCGGGTGTTCGTGAAGTCCACCGACTACAAGGAGGACGAGTTCCTCTTCGCCGCGAACAGCCCCGGCGGCCTGTCGCTGGCGCCGGACTCGCTCTGGGTCCCGGCGCTCACCGCCACCGGGGTGGTGCAGGGCGGGGGCGTGGGCGAGCTGGACCTGGTGGAGCTGGGGAAGCGCCTTTCCGACAAGCTGGTGGGGGTGGGCCCCAGCATCGGCGAGCTGCGCGAGGGGTTCAGCGGCGGCGGCTCCACGCGCGACGTGGAGACCCTGCTGCAGCTGGTGCACCTGTACTTCACGGCGCCGCGGGCGGACACCACGGCCTTCCTGACGTACCAGGCCCGCGCCCGCGAGGCGCTCCGGAACCGCGACGCCAGCCCCGAGGCGGCGTTCCAGGACACGCTGCGGGTCGCGCTGGCGCAGGGGCACCCGCGCGCCCGGCCCATCACCAGCGAGACCTTCGAGCGGATGGACCTGGGCCGCTCGCTGGACTTCTACCGCGACCGCTTCGCGGACGCGGGCGACTTCACCTTCTTCTTCGTGGGGAACCTGGACCCGGACTCCCTGCGCCCGCTGGTGGAGACGTACCTGGGGAGCCTCCCCTCCACGGGGCGGAAGGAGACGTGGCGCGACGTGGGGATGCGGCACCCGCGCGGCGTGGTGCGGAAGACGGTGCGCCGGGGGATGGAGCCCAAGGCGCGGACGCAGCTCGTCTTCACCGGCACGGCCGCCTTCGACCGCGACACGCTGGTGGCGA from the Longimicrobiaceae bacterium genome contains:
- a CDS encoding insulinase family protein, with product MHPIRTASARALVLLGLAGLTACAAPAGTPAPPAPERSAALPAPGERIPTDSAVTVGRLPNGLTYYVRENREPENRAELRLVVNAGSVLEDDDQLGLAHLVEHMAFNGTREFAKHEIRDYLESIGMRFGADVNAYTGFDETVYMLTLPTDSAGVMDTGLHILKEWARAVAFDPEEIEKERKVVVEEWRLGQGAGSRLRDRQFPVLFRGSRYAERLPIGTRESLEGASPEALRRFYAEWYRPELMAVVAVGDFDKEEVERAIRERFSNLAASPAPKDRPAFPLPEHEETLFSIAADPEATGSTVTVYYKHPYRAEGTTAAYREGIVEALYLGMLSDRLYERTQTPDAPFLSASASSGPLVRGTEARVLSAQVRDGGVERGLEALLTEAERAAQHGFTASELARQKEQLLRLWEQVYAERDKTHSGQFTAEYVAHFLGGEPIPDVASEFGLYRRFLPGITLEEVNRAAAARLRDRGRVVLVSLPEKPGLRAPAEAELAAVLDSVSRAQVAAYDDRTSDLPLIPEPPKAGRVVSERTVPGVDVREWRLSNGVRVFVKSTDYKEDEFLFAANSPGGLSLAPDSLWVPALTATGVVQGGGVGELDLVELGKRLSDKLVGVGPSIGELREGFSGGGSTRDVETLLQLVHLYFTAPRADTTAFLTYQARAREALRNRDASPEAAFQDTLRVALAQGHPRARPITSETFERMDLGRSLDFYRDRFADAGDFTFFFVGNLDPDSLRPLVETYLGSLPSTGRKETWRDVGMRHPRGVVRKTVRRGMEPKARTQLVFTGTAAFDRDTLVAMNAMAEVLQLRLRDQLREDLGGTYGVGVSASAVRDPRPTYTVSVGFGTSPERVDELTAVVFAQIDSLKRAGPTEEELRKVREAARRSRETEMRDNGFWISQIVSYVGNGWPLQEILVGGERIARVDAAAVREAARRYLDRGNYVQVSLVPEK